Within the Helicoverpa armigera isolate CAAS_96S chromosome 8, ASM3070526v1, whole genome shotgun sequence genome, the region AAAAGCTTTACactttaaatattgaatacaaGCAATGAATGAAAGCCACTGTACTTAGTGCTAcattagagtattttttttaacagcacatttcattttaatttcaccCATCATTACAGAAATGTGCTGACCACATGTTGTTTGTTGCTGTAGGTACAATGTGTTATCTCCGATGTTTAGGCCTGTTGTCATATTAACAAAAGGAAGACGATAACGACTCTAAATATAAGAACAAGCAACTCTCATTACAGTCAACAAATATGGgaatcattattatttgttttgtaaatatgtatttcttaatTGTTGGTCCCAAtgtcaatataatatttacaaaaaattgtAATTACTCAATACACAATATGACAGCGAAATCGCTGCCGCTTAAACAATGTAATCGCTACCTTAAGTTACGGGTATTACAAATAGGTCATTCACCATCCAACACATCTTGTGTTGTAGGTACTCGTATTAATTACTCTCATTTGTACTTCGAACAATGCCCTGCTTTTATCTTTAAATCGGCACCTATAAGTTTCTTATTTGAATTTCAACATTAAGAAGTTGCTGCACAAAAGTATTGTTTTAGCtcggttttgtaatttttattaagtgttAACGATTGCTAGGTCaataaaaaaggttaaaatGTACAGTATGGCTGTGACTTCGAACTTAATTGGGACTGTCAGATCTTGAGAATCAGTAATTGTTGTATGGACACTATAGTGGCTTCTCGATCCATCATTATATCTTACGAGTACATTAAAAACTAATTGGTCCATCAATTAACACCCACACTCCTGATAAAAATCCATATTAACtcatattaaaagtaatttatttcgcgccattaatattaaaacttattcgTGTGTAGATGTAGATTTCAATTCCGCAATAAGTAGTTTCATAACACTTGTCATTTCAAAAATACTTGTGTAACTCCTTTCACTTTCACTCGTTTTCAGATTGTTTGTCAAGTCGATTTTGAAATCTTTGAAACGGACGCGAAAATTATCCGTTTGTAGGTATTGTAATTTCAAACGAcgtttacatagttacatatagATTTATATCTGCAACgatgtacttactttatgtaTGAAAAAGACTAGATGCCTACTGTTTTTCCATTAAGAAAATTACTTTAGTACTAAGAAAACCCCTATCCCAGTTCTAGAATAAATTAGAACTCAGATGTAGGCACGACTAGGGGCTGTAAAATCGAATTTTGTTAACAAGTTAACTCCATTATACTATATTAATGTAACCTCTTGAACCAGGTGGTGCTCCAACCTTCAGAAGCAGGTCTCGTAGCTGAACAACTAGTCCACTGCCTTGGAGTCCGCTGGGATACTGCAGACTGGGAAGCCCTAGGCTCCTCAATAGGCCACTTCAAGTGGGCCGCATTCCTTGCCGTCTTAGAAGCTAAATACTGCGGAGACCAGCAACTACATTCAGAGGCTCTAGTCGAAGCCGTCGATGAGATATACGATGTATTTATTGAAGATATTATTAAGAAGGTAAATAATgtcctgaaaaaaataaaacacccatTTAATTGACTGTACTTATTCACCAGCTCTCACCAAAACTCGTGCCCACCGCTTTGACTATGGGCAAATCTTCCCAAATTGGGGGAGGCCATTGTCCAGCAGTGGTCGTCTTTCGGCTGCGACCACTCATGACTTGAcagaaatgaataaaattatttgttggaGTGACCCTTAACCCAATTTCCCAGGGTTATCTCTTCAAGCGAGGCTACCTCCTGCCCACCATGCGTGAGTACTGGTGCGTGCTACAGCCTTGTGCCCTCACCTACTACAAGAGCTCCTCTCAGAAGGAACAGTGCGGTCGTGTCGTCATTGACGAGTACTGCTCCGTGGAGGCAGCTGCGGGAGAAGGCAAGATACAGCGGTTCCAGCTCATCACGCCTGATAGAACGTTTGAGTTTGGCACTCAGGATCACAAGTATGTACTAATGTAATTTTCTGTTTATAGCTCGAAGACGTTGATTTTTGGTTTTTCTCCCTAGTTAGAACGGTGACTAGgtttcattttgtttgtattctTATTGCATGGCATTTTCTCTTACATGGATATGAGTTCTCTTCACCCACACACGCTGTAACCACGAAAAGAAATGAACGAACCTTGTCCAGGGtccacatatatttttatttatatagatttggGGGCATtgtatcattttttatttactattatttcCCTAGGAGTCGTCTACAATGGATATCAGCATTACGTCAGGCAGCAGCCGTATCAGGCGGTGTAGAAGGCTACCAGCGCCGCGCTCGAGCCATCAGACGCGGTGCTGGAGCCAGGCGGGAGAGAGAAGTGCGCGAGACGAGAGCGAGACTGCAGCATGAGGTCAAAGCTAGGCTCGCTGCTGAAGCACAAGCACAGGtactttatgtttttatattgcACTACTGCTAATCGAAGCGCCTCGCTCGAATAAccctgcacccggataaaaagtacccaaTAGCCTCCCTATCGAAATATTTATCAAATCTGAGCATATTTTTCTACTTCAAATGACCCGAACACTTCACTTTTCAGGAATTGGTGGAATTAGCACAACAAGACAACAAAAAGCTAGAAGAATTGAAACACGCACAAGTTGAACTAGAGAAACTATTACAAGAGGAAACACAAGCTAAGAGGGATGAAGAAATTGTTAGAGCATTACAAGCTAGGTAAGTTGccaaactaattttaaataatagtacTCACTATTATGGGATTTCTTATAcaagatatttaatatttagaagagattttgaaatatttgttaattgtACGAATTACATTTTAGGGTATTAGCGGAAGAATGGGAGAGGCGAGAAGAATTGGAAAGACTTCAAGAAGAACAGAACAAAATGCTTGAGGAGGAGCGATTAAAACGACAACAATTTGAAATGTTACAGGCTCAAAAAGAAACACAGTATAAAGGTACATAATAGCACTCCTCCTTTTCTTCTCTTGACATCATATTTGACTCGTATTGATATACAAATGAAAGGATTTCTTTAGATAACACTGTTCATCTGTCTTAAAGTCTAAACTGAAAACTAAATTACTGTTTTTCAAAAGTCCTGAGTTGTaataaaaatcactaactttCCAGAAGCAGAAAAACGTCTAAAAGAGCTAGAAGAAGAGAAACAACGGCTGGACGCTGAACTCAAAGCAGCTCAAGATAAAATCTCTAAGACTGAACTCACAGCTAATGCATTGCAAGTACAACTAAGAGTAAGTTATCCGATAAAAATACCTTGACTTATGACATTACGAATACGAATCCTTGTTGTAATCTAACTTTAAAATAGCCAAAGCTGAAAGACGTGGAGAAGGGTGAAATTAGAGATGATTATAGGCATGCAACAGGCAACTCTTTCTTTCGTTAATTTGGTTGGAAATGTGAGAAACAGTCCTTGGTAAAATCTCTATTATATGATGTATTCGTTTTATCCAGGATCTGAATCCAGTACTTCGCAATGGTGAAAGGGCACGACGGGCGCTATCCTTCATCCCGACCACCAAGAGTTCTTCCGACACCCTCATCGACGTGAGAGCCATACGGCATCTGAAGATCCTCGATGATGAAGAGAAATTATGATCTGATAAGGAGTctaccaaataaaattgtgcaGCATGACCATCATTATTTATCATATCCTCATAAAACGTTATATACCTACTGCTTGGGAATCTGAAAATCAATATTTGTACCGACTTTTGTATGTTAGAGTAAAATTATTAGCTTAGTAGAGCCATTGAGATGGTTATATCAAATGAAGATGTTATGACCCTTACGGACTCTTGTGCTGTTCTATCTAAATAGTATTAATATGGGGTCTGTATGTACTCTAAGAGCTTGTAAAGAGTTATGTATGTGTCAATAGCATAATAGATACATATACTtccgaatataaaaaaaacaatacctagTTTTAAAATCTAGCTGGATGTTTCGCTTACCTCTAGCATGTGCGAATCCTCttctatgtattatatttatacctTAAAAGTTATATCTTTTTAATAGGACTTCAAGTCGAAAGCAAAAACTGTTAATTTATGACTGTCCCATCGAGAACTTTCTTCTATACAACAGGTAGAGACAGGTCTCTCATTTTCTGTGTAACAAGTGCCCTGTATGGTGACATTGACTACTACTGCAATTTCGAACATGGCAATTAGTCTCTAATTACAGcagaatgttttatttaagtaaataaaattcatgtcTTGCTTATCAAGAGATCGTTTTATttccacaataaataaataacatataacaataacataaaaataaacaataagtatAAGTTTGCCTACGTATCGACGtatgacattaaaattaaaactacaaactATTTCTTCTTTCCTTTCAACAACTCCGTTGGTGGTGCTGCAGCTTGCATCTTCTTCATTAATTTTCTTAACTGGAAGAGAGGATTGGGATTCAGGATCGGGGAATAAAGGATATGGAAGTTTACGGATCCCTCTTCaataacacaagggaacaaaataagactttttttttgttgcatgaaattttatgacttttgtttactataattcgaggtcgctgatttcaaatctacccaaattttttttctaacagctttagtttttgagatacgGCTGTTGACCGTATTTTCGAACTAGTTACacttaaatttcataaaacagagcattttattttaaaagtacataatttttagtatttctatgttgcaaaataattgtaaaaattatactaactatttctgtaatatttgtgGTGAATATACATTTAAAGATTGTAGACCAAGCGTGTTGGAGTTCTTGAAACGGGTGTACTTTGAGTTCTTCGGATTTTCTTTGAACACCTGCGACAGGTACCTACTGGGTGTCTAAAATGGTATGTAAAACATGCGTCGAGTCTTTAAGGTtatggaaaaataagaaaagacccCATTTCAAGTAACAAACACCGATGATCTAGCGAGAACCCTCGAATCATTAGGTAGTTTTTCTGCGTGGTTGATATGAACggtactaacaaaaaaaaaacggtccaaATGGATTTACCCCAACTTGTCATCTACTACTTTACTTTAATAAAGGTGCTACCACCTTTGCACATCAAACTTGGGctcatgaaacaatttgtaaaagctctgaacaaaaatgctcaatacatatctaaaaagtCCCATAATTTGAGTATAGAGAAACTAAAAGCCGGAATTTCTGATGGTCGACAAATAAGGTGGTTGATATAAGTGTAAGTTTCATAACTACATGACCAATATCGAAAAAAATGTCTGAAACGAATTCGTTTGGATTGCACAAAAttttctatcaaacaaaaaggatgaaagcttattcaaatcactttgaaCAGATGTTGTCGGCTTGGTTGTAATATGAGCATCAATGTATACTTCTTCCTTAGCCATTTCGACCATTTCCCTGAAAATCTATGTGATCTCAGTGAAGAACAAGGCGAACGGTTCCATCAATATATATTCGGACTATGGAAAAGCGGTCCCAGGGTCATTAGAATGTCAACATGATGGCGAACTACTGTTGCAGCATTAAAGACAGCCCTAGTGAACCGAATCAAGCcagaaaatcttataaaagaaagttttttgatgcttaattgttgttcttctgctgttttttgttaataaaattgtgttttccttgaaaatcacgttttgttgatatctcaaaaactaaaactGATACAGAAATTCTGACTTCAGATCTTCAATTAGGAGCCCAAAAGTATGCAATATTAGTcgtaatacactcttttgcaaaaaaaacgggcacctatgcgaaatctaggttttaaggacttcacgtgtatttcaaagggttttaataactgtagtctgttactagcatcaaaagggttagccaagcacgCGTGAgggtgtattctaaatttgaattttgtagatttgctaagaaactggttacacgttgttttggactaattcttggtagaaagttcgtggtccttttgaaaagtttttgacgtgattttcagaaaactgataatgcaatttttattaatgattaatgtaccttcctgttacatcaaaacatttttaaaaaactacgcgtatttgataaaatgttcacctgctctaaacggtctatgctgatgattgacggcaatgttacgagtttcggtattttagtgtaaagcgttctattgttcagatattgtacccacgcggtttaaaatatcccttcttcataattaaacactatttagaggagtatccgtactttgggctgcgacaaagccaatttaaagttagcaaTGCCGTttacaactcgtctcctatcagactttgacatctaaaaaataccaaattttgttgtaaatgttaaattaaccaTATGAAAAATGACGAGGAGGGTCAAAGCTAtccaaaaagtcaaattattgccgcgttgaagctctcgataactccataggtgtcggtttactaaacgatgatttagctgaaagggagtcatgAATTCCttattattggccaaacgtatgtttcttaaaaaaataccagtttgcgaattattgttatgatttaagcaggaaagtgctgtagatacCAGAAAACCTCGGAGCAAACATGTTTACTTAATAAAATGTCCCTGGGATGAAAACCCGCtctttgaacgctcagactcatagatcttcagaggtctacggggtTTCCCAAGAGGcaaggttatttaaaaatcagtgattacgaggccttaagacctcgtgctcatagtctatgcgctattttctgtattttgtagaatttcaagacttttaaaaatgtcaaagtctgataggagacgagttgtgatcggcactgcttactttaaattggttttgtcgtagCCCAAAGTACGGATGCTCccctaaatagtgtttaattatgaaaaagcgatattttaaaacacgtgggtacaatatctaaacaatagaacgctttacactaaaataccgaaactcttaacattgtcatcaatcatcagtatagcccgtttagagcaggtgaaaattttatcaaatacgcatagtttttcaaaaatgttttgatctaacaaaaaggtacattaatcattaattaaaactgcattataatttttctgaaaatcacttcaaaaacttttcaaaacaccgacgaactttctgccagcaattagtccaaaacaaggtttaaccaatttctaaGCAATTGtagaaaattcaaatttagaatacactctcacgcatgcttggctaaccctttt harbors:
- the LOC110383680 gene encoding differentially expressed in FDCP 6, which codes for MSTLLKNVTNCIWHAFDSLQNKDLVHKSKLKVLTANIGTLLDLYGVEKGLDHFKSSQELTFDEFRYYLQHEVFSSLPKTTTLPIVREYEKKISEVCWLVCRKSLLGRDKSVFSDDSVFKLFRIFCLLGDLVQDADDANHYVVVLQPSEAGLVAEQLVHCLGVRWDTADWEALGSSIGHFKWAAFLAVLEAKYCGDQQLHSEALVEAVDEIYDVFIEDIIKKGYLFKRGYLLPTMREYWCVLQPCALTYYKSSSQKEQCGRVVIDEYCSVEAAAGEGKIQRFQLITPDRTFEFGTQDHKSRLQWISALRQAAAVSGGVEGYQRRARAIRRGAGARREREVRETRARLQHEVKARLAAEAQAQELVELAQQDNKKLEELKHAQVELEKLLQEETQAKRDEEIVRALQARVLAEEWERREELERLQEEQNKMLEEERLKRQQFEMLQAQKETQYKEAEKRLKELEEEKQRLDAELKAAQDKISKTELTANALQVQLRDLNPVLRNGERARRALSFIPTTKSSSDTLIDVRAIRHLKILDDEEKL